From a region of the Acidimicrobiales bacterium genome:
- a CDS encoding ABC transporter permease yields the protein MNLTYYRLEMRRLRRDYVTMFFTAGLPAFLYLIFGASPEYGDDPVRDGNVAMWIMIAMAAYGAVSATTGIGGMAAVERMQGWGRQLGLTPMTDAGYVAVKAATALTVAVVPIVLVYTVGALTGASAPLSVWVVSAAVLIVGAITFALYGLSFGLAFRSEAAVSAAGGSLVILAFLGNIFIPLNGWQLAVAKFTPLYGYVSLARRALTGGATIDPDTGDLIAVPLWQPLTNVVVWTVVFAVAATLLVARGRARQ from the coding sequence ATGAACCTGACCTACTATCGACTCGAAATGCGCCGGTTGAGGCGCGACTACGTCACCATGTTTTTCACGGCGGGCCTTCCCGCATTTCTGTACCTGATCTTCGGCGCGTCGCCCGAATACGGTGACGACCCCGTTCGCGACGGCAACGTCGCCATGTGGATCATGATCGCGATGGCCGCCTACGGAGCTGTGTCTGCCACCACCGGCATCGGCGGAATGGCCGCCGTCGAGAGGATGCAGGGTTGGGGCCGCCAGTTGGGTCTGACGCCGATGACCGACGCCGGCTACGTGGCGGTGAAAGCTGCGACGGCCCTCACCGTGGCTGTCGTGCCGATCGTGTTGGTCTATACGGTCGGGGCGCTCACCGGCGCGTCAGCTCCTTTGTCGGTCTGGGTGGTGTCGGCCGCCGTTCTGATCGTGGGTGCCATTACCTTCGCTCTTTATGGCCTTTCTTTCGGGCTTGCCTTTCGATCCGAGGCGGCCGTCAGCGCAGCAGGGGGTTCGCTGGTGATCCTCGCCTTCCTTGGCAACATCTTCATCCCGCTGAACGGCTGGCAGCTCGCCGTGGCGAAGTTCACGCCCCTGTATGGCTATGTGTCTCTGGCCAGACGGGCGCTGACCGGAGGCGCCACGATCGATCCCGACACCGGTGACCTGATCGCGGTGCCTCTCTGGCAACCGCTGACCAACGTGGTCGTGTGGACGGTGGTGTTCGCCGTGGCCGCCACGCTGCTGGTCGCGAGGGGCCGGGCTCGCCAATGA
- a CDS encoding histidine kinase, with the protein MAQPAAAHGWIARHGWLMAAVWLVFLAFPVLTVVSDDTGRPTKIAAIALMALFSVVYVDGFRRQGERESQALSDTNRLSYDWVADGSSGAAHFAVMIALAVVTYAVAGHAALGMTPYVVALAVFHFTWPMAWAVAVAGVVVNLAVPAATGDLDVLWFYAIIAASVGASTLLIRAVETNQFEQAQLRTRLALSDERGRVARDVHDVLGHSLTAMILKTELCRRLLDGVEAEDQAQRARLDACRAQLEELESVGRSALAEIRSTVGGLRAADLADELTVARSVLGDAGVELGVVGTPGDVDERMRSVAGWVVREAVTNVVRHARASRCVIELRPSEVVVLRITDDGVGLGESARGNGLRGLDERVASYGAELRVAPAQPGDGSLDGHGTKIEVLR; encoded by the coding sequence GTGGCCCAACCGGCAGCCGCTCACGGCTGGATCGCCCGGCACGGTTGGCTGATGGCTGCCGTGTGGCTGGTGTTCCTTGCCTTTCCGGTGCTGACCGTCGTCTCCGACGACACCGGACGGCCCACCAAAATCGCTGCGATCGCCCTGATGGCGCTGTTCAGCGTTGTGTACGTCGACGGGTTTCGGCGACAGGGCGAGCGAGAAAGCCAAGCGCTGAGCGACACAAACCGACTGAGCTACGACTGGGTCGCGGACGGGTCCAGCGGGGCAGCTCACTTCGCCGTGATGATCGCGCTGGCCGTGGTCACCTACGCAGTCGCCGGGCACGCGGCGCTGGGGATGACCCCATACGTCGTGGCGCTTGCGGTGTTCCACTTCACCTGGCCCATGGCATGGGCGGTCGCTGTCGCAGGAGTGGTGGTCAACCTGGCGGTTCCGGCGGCGACGGGCGATCTCGACGTCTTGTGGTTCTATGCGATCATCGCCGCCTCGGTTGGTGCTTCGACGCTGCTGATTCGGGCCGTCGAGACCAACCAGTTCGAGCAGGCTCAGCTGCGGACCAGGCTGGCGCTCAGCGACGAGCGCGGTCGCGTGGCGCGCGACGTACACGACGTGCTCGGGCACAGCCTCACCGCCATGATTCTGAAGACCGAGCTGTGCCGCCGCCTTCTGGACGGCGTCGAAGCTGAAGACCAGGCCCAACGCGCACGGCTGGACGCGTGCCGAGCTCAGCTCGAAGAGCTCGAGTCCGTAGGGCGCAGCGCGCTGGCCGAGATCCGCTCGACCGTCGGCGGGCTCCGAGCTGCCGATCTCGCCGACGAGCTGACGGTGGCCCGCAGCGTGCTGGGCGACGCAGGAGTCGAGCTGGGGGTGGTGGGAACCCCTGGCGATGTCGACGAGCGCATGCGGTCTGTGGCCGGATGGGTTGTTCGCGAGGCGGTGACCAATGTGGTTCGCCACGCGCGGGCCAGCCGTTGTGTCATCGAGCTGCGACCATCCGAGGTGGTGGTGCTCAGGATCACCGACGACGGTGTCGGGCTGGGGGAGTCTGCGCGTGGCAACGGCTTGAGGGGCTTGGACGAGCGGGTCGCCTCGTACGGCGCAGAATTGCGGGTCGCCCCTGCCCAACCAGGTGATGGTTCGCTAGACGGCCACGGGACGAAGATCGAGGTGCTCCGATGA
- a CDS encoding response regulator transcription factor — protein MTAIRLLLADDQALVRGALAALLGLEPDLEVVAQVGRGDEVVQAAIDNDVHVALLDIEMPGMSGIDAAARLAAEYPAARSLIVTTFGRPGYLRRALEAGASGFVVKDTPAPQLADAVRRVHGGLRVVDPELATESLIEGMNPLSQREQEVLTLVLDGMPVSDIANRLSLSVGTVRNYLSTAAGKTHARSSAEAAITARDRGWL, from the coding sequence ATGACAGCCATCCGCCTGCTGCTGGCCGACGACCAAGCCCTGGTTCGCGGAGCTCTGGCGGCCCTGTTGGGGTTGGAGCCAGACCTCGAGGTCGTGGCCCAGGTGGGTCGCGGCGACGAGGTGGTGCAGGCGGCGATCGACAACGACGTGCACGTTGCACTTCTGGACATCGAGATGCCCGGCATGAGCGGCATCGACGCAGCCGCCCGGCTGGCCGCCGAGTACCCAGCGGCCCGCAGCCTGATCGTCACCACGTTCGGTCGTCCTGGGTATCTGCGCCGGGCCCTCGAGGCCGGGGCTTCGGGTTTTGTGGTCAAAGACACTCCAGCGCCCCAGCTGGCAGACGCTGTGCGCCGAGTGCACGGTGGCCTGCGGGTGGTCGACCCCGAACTGGCCACCGAATCACTGATCGAGGGAATGAACCCGCTCAGCCAGCGAGAGCAAGAGGTTCTGACCCTGGTTCTCGACGGCATGCCGGTTTCAGACATCGCCAACAGACTGAGCCTGTCGGTCGGCACGGTCCGCAACTATCTGTCGACCGCGGCCGGCAAGACCCATGCGCGATCCAGTGCCGAGGCCGCAATCACGGCGCGCGATCGCGGGTGGCTCTAG
- a CDS encoding glycoside hydrolase family 3 N-terminal domain-containing protein, translating into MHFDDATRAVRSGEAPMTVARRLVAHMTPQERLWCLDGDGPIWAGLEFMGQGGYYKDTFSAAVVERVGLGGVHFADGPRGCVVGNSTAFAVSMARGATWDPDLEERVGEVIGRELRAAGANLTGAVCVNLLRHPAWGRAQETYGEDPHHVAEMGAAFTRGLQRNVMACVKHFACNSMENARFSVDVSVDEVALHEVYLPHFRRIVQEGVAAVMTAYNSVNGQWCGENQHLIADVLRGEWGFEGFVISDWIFGLRDAAKSLSAGLDIEMPYRMIRYPNLPLALEAGEVSWAEVDEAVARVVATLLRFGDLLAADAPSLTVVGSDPHRRLARDVAGRSIVLLRNEPVGGARVLPMQTDLSLAVLGHLADSVNLGDGGSSDVWDTDCHTALAGLTERYSSVAHDDGSDLDRASAVARGADAAVVVVGYTYLDEGEYIGRTDPSLGALFPAGDEPEVADRFARRISQLAPVETPDWRRRPRGFAVGGDRSSLRLHEADVALIRAVVAANPRTVVVIQAGSAVIVDEWASSVPAIVQSWYGGCRAGEGLADVLCGDVNPSGRLAFSVPTDESHLPAFDAAATEFVYDRWHGWWHLARHGHQPRFAFGFGLSYTSFEIVDSHVQRGADGLVVRARVANTGARDGADVVQVYAELPAADRPPRLVGFARVEVPAAGEAEVEVEVPFDRLALRDPLAGAWVQPNGRHIICVARNAADGAAHLHHVDI; encoded by the coding sequence ATGCACTTCGACGACGCAACCAGGGCCGTTCGATCGGGTGAAGCGCCCATGACCGTGGCCCGCCGACTGGTCGCGCACATGACACCGCAAGAGCGTCTCTGGTGCCTCGACGGCGACGGTCCGATATGGGCCGGCCTCGAGTTCATGGGGCAGGGCGGGTACTACAAAGACACTTTCAGCGCCGCTGTCGTCGAGCGCGTGGGGCTTGGCGGTGTGCACTTCGCCGACGGCCCCAGGGGATGCGTGGTCGGCAACTCGACCGCGTTTGCGGTGTCGATGGCCCGAGGAGCCACCTGGGACCCAGACCTGGAAGAACGTGTGGGCGAGGTGATCGGGCGCGAACTGCGCGCGGCGGGGGCCAACCTGACGGGCGCCGTTTGTGTGAACCTGCTGCGACATCCCGCATGGGGAAGGGCGCAGGAGACCTACGGAGAAGACCCGCATCACGTCGCAGAGATGGGAGCGGCGTTCACCCGCGGGCTGCAGCGAAACGTGATGGCGTGTGTCAAACACTTCGCCTGCAACTCGATGGAGAACGCCCGGTTCAGTGTCGACGTCAGCGTCGACGAGGTCGCGCTGCACGAGGTGTACCTGCCCCACTTCAGGCGGATAGTGCAAGAGGGTGTCGCCGCGGTGATGACCGCGTACAACTCGGTCAACGGCCAGTGGTGCGGCGAGAACCAGCACCTGATCGCCGATGTGCTGCGAGGCGAATGGGGTTTCGAGGGCTTTGTCATCAGCGACTGGATCTTCGGGCTCAGGGATGCCGCCAAGTCGTTGTCGGCGGGGCTGGACATCGAGATGCCGTATCGCATGATTCGGTACCCGAACCTTCCCCTCGCCCTCGAAGCGGGCGAGGTCAGCTGGGCCGAGGTCGACGAGGCCGTGGCGCGGGTCGTGGCGACCTTGCTCCGATTCGGCGATCTGTTGGCGGCGGATGCGCCGTCGCTGACCGTCGTCGGCTCCGACCCTCACCGCCGACTGGCGCGCGACGTGGCAGGCCGTTCGATCGTGTTGTTGCGCAACGAGCCCGTGGGTGGCGCTCGGGTGTTGCCGATGCAAACCGACTTGTCGCTGGCCGTCCTGGGGCACCTCGCCGACAGCGTGAATCTGGGCGATGGCGGATCCAGTGATGTTTGGGACACCGACTGCCACACAGCCTTGGCCGGCCTGACCGAGCGCTACTCGTCGGTCGCCCACGACGATGGTAGCGACCTCGACAGGGCCTCGGCGGTGGCCCGAGGCGCAGACGCCGCTGTGGTGGTGGTCGGCTACACCTATCTGGACGAGGGTGAGTACATCGGGCGCACAGACCCGTCCCTGGGTGCTCTCTTCCCAGCCGGCGACGAACCCGAAGTGGCCGACCGGTTCGCCCGACGTATCTCGCAACTGGCGCCGGTCGAGACGCCCGATTGGCGACGTCGGCCGCGTGGGTTTGCCGTTGGAGGCGACCGGTCGAGTCTGCGCCTGCACGAAGCCGACGTGGCGCTGATTCGGGCGGTAGTGGCGGCAAATCCCCGAACCGTGGTGGTGATCCAGGCGGGCAGCGCGGTGATCGTCGACGAGTGGGCATCCAGCGTTCCAGCGATCGTCCAGTCGTGGTACGGCGGATGTCGTGCAGGGGAAGGGCTGGCCGATGTGTTGTGCGGCGATGTGAACCCCTCGGGCCGGCTCGCTTTCAGCGTTCCGACCGACGAATCGCACCTGCCCGCATTCGACGCCGCAGCGACCGAGTTCGTGTACGACCGTTGGCACGGTTGGTGGCACCTGGCCCGGCATGGCCATCAACCCCGTTTCGCGTTCGGATTCGGGCTGTCGTACACCAGCTTTGAAATCGTCGACTCGCATGTCCAGCGCGGTGCCGATGGCCTGGTGGTGCGGGCGCGGGTTGCCAACACGGGCGCTCGCGACGGCGCCGACGTCGTGCAGGTGTACGCCGAACTGCCGGCGGCCGACCGCCCACCGCGCCTGGTGGGCTTTGCTCGCGTGGAAGTGCCTGCCGCCGGCGAGGCCGAGGTCGAGGTAGAGGTGCCGTTCGACAGGCTGGCCCTTCGCGATCCGTTGGCCGGTGCATGGGTACAACCCAACGGACGGCACATCATCTGCGTTGCTCGCAATGCCGCGGATGGTGCTGCACATCTGCACCACGTCGATATCTGA
- a CDS encoding M90 family metallopeptidase: MFGRRRRPAVSPDQCSAIINTNVALASRLEVDLAPRLQDITLELIETKRWEAVGTVDLSPEVLVTVAANAAIPVLALDTWLYRNVGSIIVTSSPTTVTARRAGPAGGVFSDSPMRVAGRTGPNSTPVCVAWSEAIVDSRRPDRGRNVVIHEMTHKIDMAGGFSDGEPPLRGAEASHWKTLLDDQYLGEPLEDEPLRAYAWSNRSEFFAVATEVFFCRPAHLAAARPRLYEGLRGIYRQDPRHHDASS, translated from the coding sequence ATGTTTGGCCGACGCCGCCGACCGGCTGTTTCACCAGACCAGTGCAGCGCCATCATCAACACGAACGTCGCCCTGGCGTCGCGCCTCGAGGTCGACCTGGCACCCAGGCTGCAAGACATCACCCTCGAGCTGATCGAAACCAAACGATGGGAGGCGGTGGGCACGGTCGACCTGTCTCCTGAGGTGCTGGTGACGGTGGCAGCCAACGCCGCCATACCGGTGCTGGCGCTGGACACGTGGCTCTACCGCAACGTCGGATCGATCATCGTGACATCGTCGCCCACCACCGTGACAGCACGCCGAGCCGGGCCCGCTGGCGGCGTGTTCTCCGACTCGCCGATGCGGGTTGCGGGACGCACCGGCCCCAACTCGACCCCGGTTTGTGTCGCGTGGAGCGAGGCCATCGTCGACAGCCGACGTCCAGATCGCGGCCGCAATGTCGTCATCCACGAGATGACACACAAGATCGACATGGCCGGCGGTTTCAGCGACGGCGAGCCTCCACTTCGTGGTGCCGAAGCCTCGCACTGGAAGACCCTGCTGGATGACCAGTACCTGGGCGAGCCCCTCGAAGACGAGCCTCTTCGCGCCTACGCCTGGAGCAACCGGTCGGAGTTCTTCGCGGTGGCAACCGAGGTGTTCTTCTGCCGCCCTGCGCATCTGGCCGCGGCCAGGCCCCGGCTCTACGAGGGGTTGCGCGGCATCTATCGACAAGACCCGCGCCACCACGACGCCTCGTCCTGA
- a CDS encoding arylsulfatase, whose amino-acid sequence MVKANSPTGPSLPFPPPTSSSTAGRTLLDSEHHWRSEARRLREDAPNVVIFMTDDAGYSNATCYGGPVEMPTMERVWRSGVAYNRFHTTAMCSPTRACVLTGRNHHAVGFGQIPEYSTDFDGYIGEIPAGAATVAQVLGEYGYATAAFGKWHNTPANEVNRTGPFDRWPTGMGFDYFYGFMAAETSQYEPRLFENTTPIEPPHDPDYHLTEDMAARAIDYLRRQRNTRPEAPVFLYFTPGAVHGPHHVPTEWADKYAGAFDDGWEALREQTYERQRALGWIPDDAELTPINPTMQRWENVPEAERRFQTRLMEVYAGFLEHTDRQYGKVLDELERMGELDNTLVFYINSDNGASAEGLFGTISEILCHNGFRVMPAEQTEVLDRDYGGLDSLGSAVSDPMYHAGWAWAGETPFKSTKLVAAHFGGTRTPLAVSWPKGFAPDPVPRSQFHHVIDIAATIYDVVGIEAPGSFYGADQDPIDGVSMARSFHDANAGTGRQTQYFEIMGSRGVYHEGWFAGAFGPRNPWDSSYSRLKDWDPDQDQWELYDLTNDFSQARDLAETHPAKLAELREMFDRHAEANHVFPIGAGLLSSVYRPDLMRSTPIRSWNFGGDDDRIAESMAPKFTSGTSSRSTISFTGGPHDEGVLFCVGGVTGGFTVYVQNGVLRAEYNAGGIYRTKAVAAGAMNPGEHTAIVEFVSDGGRARCPADIRLHLDGELVAQARVPKTMPAMFSFSETFDVGKDLGSPVALDYMHERPFVFSGEVHSVHCEYTEPG is encoded by the coding sequence GTGGTCAAAGCAAACTCCCCCACCGGTCCCTCGTTGCCGTTTCCGCCGCCGACGTCGTCCAGCACAGCGGGTCGCACACTTCTCGACTCCGAGCATCATTGGCGCAGCGAGGCCAGGCGCCTGCGCGAGGATGCACCGAACGTGGTCATCTTCATGACCGACGACGCCGGCTATTCCAACGCAACGTGTTACGGCGGCCCGGTCGAGATGCCCACTATGGAGCGGGTATGGCGTTCGGGGGTTGCCTACAACCGGTTCCACACCACTGCGATGTGTTCGCCGACGCGGGCATGTGTCCTGACCGGCCGCAACCACCACGCTGTCGGGTTCGGGCAGATACCCGAGTATTCGACCGATTTCGACGGCTACATCGGCGAGATCCCCGCCGGTGCAGCCACCGTGGCCCAGGTGCTGGGCGAATACGGCTACGCCACCGCGGCGTTCGGCAAGTGGCACAACACTCCCGCCAACGAGGTCAACCGCACCGGGCCGTTCGACCGTTGGCCCACGGGCATGGGCTTTGACTACTTCTACGGCTTCATGGCCGCCGAGACGTCACAGTACGAGCCGAGGCTGTTCGAGAACACCACTCCGATAGAACCCCCGCACGACCCCGACTATCACCTGACCGAAGACATGGCCGCCCGCGCCATCGACTACCTCAGGAGACAGCGCAACACGCGGCCCGAGGCGCCGGTGTTCCTGTACTTCACGCCCGGAGCGGTTCATGGGCCCCACCACGTACCGACCGAGTGGGCCGACAAGTACGCCGGGGCGTTCGACGATGGCTGGGAGGCGCTGCGCGAACAGACCTACGAACGCCAGCGGGCGCTTGGCTGGATTCCCGACGACGCCGAGCTGACACCCATCAACCCCACCATGCAGCGCTGGGAGAATGTGCCCGAGGCCGAGCGGCGCTTCCAGACCCGTCTGATGGAGGTCTATGCGGGCTTCCTCGAACACACAGACCGCCAATACGGCAAGGTGCTCGACGAGCTCGAGCGCATGGGCGAACTCGACAACACGCTCGTCTTCTACATCAACTCCGACAACGGGGCTTCGGCCGAGGGGCTGTTCGGCACGATCTCGGAGATCTTGTGCCACAACGGTTTTCGGGTGATGCCAGCTGAACAGACCGAGGTACTCGACCGCGACTACGGCGGGCTCGACAGCCTGGGATCTGCGGTATCTGACCCCATGTATCACGCGGGCTGGGCCTGGGCCGGCGAGACGCCCTTCAAGTCGACCAAGCTCGTGGCCGCCCACTTCGGTGGCACCCGCACACCACTCGCGGTGTCGTGGCCCAAGGGGTTCGCACCCGATCCGGTGCCGCGGAGCCAGTTCCACCACGTCATAGACATTGCCGCCACCATCTACGACGTCGTGGGTATAGAAGCTCCGGGCTCGTTCTACGGGGCCGACCAAGACCCCATCGACGGCGTTTCGATGGCCCGTTCGTTCCACGACGCCAACGCAGGGACGGGCCGCCAAACCCAGTACTTCGAGATCATGGGCAGCCGCGGCGTCTATCACGAAGGCTGGTTTGCCGGAGCCTTCGGGCCACGCAACCCCTGGGACAGCAGCTACAGCCGCCTCAAAGACTGGGACCCCGACCAGGACCAGTGGGAGCTGTACGACCTCACCAACGACTTCAGCCAGGCTCGCGACCTGGCCGAGACACACCCGGCCAAGCTGGCAGAACTGCGCGAGATGTTCGACCGCCATGCCGAGGCCAACCACGTGTTCCCGATTGGTGCGGGCCTGCTGTCTTCGGTGTATCGGCCCGACCTGATGAGGTCCACGCCCATCCGCTCGTGGAACTTCGGCGGCGACGACGATCGCATCGCCGAGTCGATGGCGCCCAAGTTCACCAGCGGCACCTCATCCAGATCGACCATCTCGTTCACCGGTGGCCCGCACGACGAGGGTGTGTTGTTCTGCGTGGGCGGTGTCACCGGCGGCTTCACCGTCTATGTCCAGAACGGGGTGCTGCGCGCCGAGTACAACGCGGGCGGTATCTACCGCACCAAGGCGGTGGCTGCCGGCGCGATGAACCCTGGCGAGCACACGGCCATCGTCGAGTTCGTTTCCGACGGCGGGCGTGCCCGATGCCCCGCAGACATCCGGCTGCACCTCGACGGGGAACTGGTGGCTCAGGCCCGCGTGCCCAAGACGATGCCGGCGATGTTCAGCTTCTCCGAGACCTTCGACGTGGGCAAGGACCTCGGTTCGCCCGTGGCGTTGGACTACATGCACGAGCGGCCGTTCGTATTCAGCGGTGAGGTCCACTCTGTTCACTGCGAATACACCGAGCCGGGCTGA